In a genomic window of Flavobacterium lipolyticum:
- a CDS encoding M15 family metallopeptidase gives MDQTTKKHIDLLHPSVREEVTKIIEECDLALDGRAKVRITQGLRSFQEQEDLYAFGRTKPGKKVTNAKGGQSIHNYGFAVDICLIIDGKTASWDTVKDWDNDQISDWQECVEIFKKHNWNWGGDWKTFKDLPHFDKKGYSDWKVLSKLKRDRKNYVILYK, from the coding sequence ATGGATCAAACTACAAAAAAACACATTGATTTACTGCATCCTTCGGTCAGGGAAGAAGTGACCAAAATTATCGAAGAATGTGATCTGGCGCTGGACGGAAGAGCAAAAGTCAGAATAACACAAGGACTCCGATCTTTTCAGGAACAGGAGGATCTTTATGCTTTTGGCCGCACCAAACCCGGAAAAAAAGTAACGAATGCCAAAGGAGGCCAATCCATTCACAATTATGGCTTTGCAGTCGACATCTGTTTAATTATAGATGGTAAAACAGCTTCCTGGGATACCGTAAAAGACTGGGACAACGACCAAATTTCGGACTGGCAGGAATGTGTCGAAATTTTTAAAAAGCACAACTGGAATTGGGGCGGAGACTGGAAAACTTTTAAAGACCTTCCACACTTTGACAAAAAAGGATACAGCGATTGGAAGGTGCTTAGCAAATTAAAGCGCGACAGAAAAAACTATGTAATCTTATACAAATAA
- a CDS encoding fibronectin type III domain-containing protein, with translation MKQINFSHEGGFPLEQETLERLQSAYRTELFGALKAHFSIETCKNYIVATATEKKNGWAIIHLDKKDCTDPEYNEETPEGILYPILKGKPTGYLKTIRKDTNLIYGTGKSQTAYFDYEAVYIEQAEYTTGASQTDKTLAANYHILGSFKEILDHAALEKILTELDTAVRANAKEITKVKDEYLALDGSKTMKGNLNMGTYHISRLDVGENPEANIRAYDFRLGSLERRGMKHGQNYLGRALVDSTKDAATTSLTLNYQADWDHIHIGGKVHLDSAPATADDGSFLLLGEQNQIIRSNSLLNPLLSHVDDLINRVTKLEEKKPAESAIPKGMIAIWGRPASQIPEGWEEYVPLRGRMPVGFYDPTGDEKTQDQREGRGEGVTYYYDNDGYTIYPFDTILNDGGHIKKKILLSEMPSHSHKFTADHYVTGSGMRFGSNASDDTGLVNLETEPSGSGVPFSVMNPYRVIHFIEYTGRPKDTTKPTSPTDLIATNIDNKSLILSWIKSSDDIGVTNYLVYKDNELIVTLGDVSSYPVTGLNPGTRYSFSVKARDKAGNLSDSVFKDATTTATDTINPPMPLSITAYEKTPNYIHIDWEPAPNTEPVTYQLFKKIDDGEYHELAARRLGSQLASEDYGEGNEYNTVRFFYKVRAIDAALNESPFTEPVEVVLPPMMVACFDVESPVTMASGQTKKLKNIVIGDKLQGFSFPNEIDESAGDYFLWNGKRNEAIKTEVTVVDKKTSIQPNFYEIKTGDNIIKVTGEHPLLITEDGESLKWVSAKNVAQNMLLIDKLGKTKAIESILFREEPLEVALLDVENVDNYVISGIVVHNNKPSQPRE, from the coding sequence ATGAAACAAATAAATTTTAGTCATGAAGGAGGTTTCCCTCTTGAACAGGAAACTTTAGAAAGACTTCAAAGCGCCTACAGAACGGAGTTATTTGGTGCTTTAAAAGCACATTTTAGCATCGAAACCTGCAAAAACTATATTGTCGCTACTGCTACAGAGAAAAAAAATGGCTGGGCTATTATCCATCTGGATAAAAAAGATTGTACAGATCCGGAATATAATGAAGAAACTCCGGAAGGAATTTTATACCCTATTTTAAAAGGGAAACCAACAGGATATTTAAAAACCATCCGAAAAGACACTAACCTGATTTACGGGACCGGAAAATCTCAAACCGCCTACTTTGATTACGAAGCAGTATACATAGAACAAGCTGAATATACTACCGGTGCTTCACAAACGGATAAAACACTTGCAGCCAATTATCATATTCTGGGAAGTTTTAAGGAAATTTTGGATCATGCCGCCCTGGAAAAGATTTTGACTGAATTAGATACTGCTGTTAGAGCAAATGCAAAAGAAATTACGAAAGTAAAAGATGAATATCTCGCTCTTGACGGCTCAAAAACGATGAAAGGGAATCTGAATATGGGAACTTATCACATTTCAAGATTAGATGTTGGCGAGAATCCTGAAGCAAATATAAGAGCATACGATTTCAGACTAGGATCACTGGAAAGAAGAGGAATGAAACATGGTCAAAATTATCTGGGAAGAGCCTTGGTAGATAGCACCAAAGATGCCGCAACCACAAGTCTTACCCTCAATTATCAGGCGGATTGGGATCATATCCATATAGGCGGAAAAGTACATTTAGATAGTGCCCCTGCGACAGCTGATGATGGTTCCTTTTTGTTATTAGGCGAGCAAAATCAAATCATTAGAAGTAACTCCCTACTCAACCCTTTACTTAGCCATGTCGACGATTTAATTAACCGTGTTACAAAATTAGAAGAGAAAAAACCAGCGGAATCTGCCATACCTAAAGGAATGATCGCTATTTGGGGGCGACCTGCTAGTCAAATCCCGGAAGGCTGGGAAGAGTATGTGCCATTGAGAGGAAGAATGCCTGTTGGATTTTATGACCCTACTGGTGATGAAAAAACACAAGACCAACGAGAAGGTCGTGGTGAAGGTGTTACTTATTATTATGACAATGATGGTTATACTATATATCCTTTTGATACCATATTAAATGATGGTGGACATATTAAGAAAAAAATACTTCTTAGCGAAATGCCTTCACATTCACATAAATTCACTGCTGACCATTATGTCACAGGAAGCGGTATGCGTTTCGGAAGTAATGCAAGCGATGATACAGGACTAGTCAATCTGGAAACGGAACCAAGTGGAAGCGGAGTGCCTTTTTCTGTTATGAACCCTTATCGTGTAATTCACTTCATCGAATATACCGGGCGGCCAAAAGATACAACAAAACCGACAAGTCCAACAGACCTAATCGCAACAAACATTGATAATAAAAGTCTAATTTTGAGCTGGATCAAATCAAGTGATGATATTGGGGTTACTAATTATCTTGTATATAAAGACAATGAACTAATAGTTACACTAGGTGATGTTTCATCTTATCCGGTTACTGGTTTAAATCCGGGTACGCGCTACAGTTTTTCTGTTAAAGCACGAGACAAAGCAGGAAACTTATCGGATAGTGTTTTCAAAGATGCAACTACAACTGCAACTGACACAATCAATCCTCCTATGCCTTTATCAATTACCGCTTACGAAAAAACCCCTAATTATATTCACATTGACTGGGAACCCGCTCCAAACACAGAACCTGTTACTTATCAGCTTTTTAAAAAAATAGATGATGGAGAATATCATGAGTTAGCTGCAAGACGACTCGGATCCCAATTAGCTTCTGAAGATTATGGAGAAGGTAACGAATACAATACGGTCAGATTCTTCTACAAAGTAAGAGCAATCGATGCTGCCTTAAATGAATCTCCTTTTACTGAGCCAGTTGAAGTGGTTTTGCCACCGATGATGGTCGCTTGTTTTGACGTCGAATCTCCGGTAACTATGGCATCAGGGCAAACCAAAAAGCTAAAAAATATTGTCATTGGTGATAAACTCCAGGGATTCTCCTTCCCAAATGAGATTGACGAATCAGCCGGCGATTATTTCTTGTGGAACGGAAAACGAAATGAGGCTATAAAGACAGAAGTAACTGTAGTAGACAAAAAAACAAGTATTCAACCCAATTTTTATGAAATTAAAACAGGAGACAATATCATTAAAGTTACGGGAGAGCATCCTTTACTAATCACTGAAGATGGTGAAAGCCTTAAATGGGTAAGTGCCAAAAATGTAGCACAAAATATGTTATTGATTGATAAACTGGGAAAAACCAAAGCCATTGAATCGATATTATTCAGAGAAGAACCTCTTGAGGTCGCTCTTCTGGATGTTGAAAATGTTGATAATTATGTTATCTCGGGAATTGTAGTTCACAACAATAAACCTTCCCAACCTAGAGAATAA
- a CDS encoding cell surface protein: MKRVPFALLKSTLVLTLLLGFISCGTDREDDSGNQNQGDVLKESYTIDRFKVLNIDLKLNSNSKLTWSIKDSVISESLQLDFISPYAKNYPLTLKVETNGVVKTFQSIINVTKETGNYSKYISNVLEFRPGVGQFTNELPLYAPGNTESNLINAAKKSLVGSNASMISLGGFGGYVVFGFDHTIPNGNGRDFKILGNAFWANDTKETRSGSCEPGIILVAYDKNKNGKPDEDEWYEIAGSEYFKSTTVKNYSVTYFKPDPNKPAVAGQDFWQTDVQYIKWEDNLGNSGYKTKNGFHEQSYYPLWIPEASYTLKGTRIKDNFYDQSGTGNYWVGTGFDFGYADNAPNSDEGSNIDISWAVDKNGKYVKLPGIDFVKIHTAIHQEAGWLGEVSTDVAGAYDLYLK, translated from the coding sequence ATGAAAAGAGTCCCTTTTGCACTTTTAAAGAGTACGCTAGTATTAACCCTCTTACTGGGATTTATTTCCTGTGGAACCGATCGGGAAGATGATTCTGGAAATCAAAATCAGGGAGACGTATTAAAAGAATCCTATACCATTGACCGTTTTAAAGTGCTCAATATTGATTTAAAATTAAATAGTAATTCAAAATTAACCTGGAGTATTAAAGATTCAGTGATCTCAGAAAGCCTTCAACTGGATTTTATCAGTCCATATGCAAAGAATTACCCCTTAACGTTAAAAGTGGAGACCAATGGTGTTGTAAAAACATTCCAATCGATTATTAACGTAACAAAAGAGACTGGGAATTATAGTAAGTACATCTCTAATGTACTGGAATTTCGTCCCGGAGTTGGTCAGTTTACCAATGAACTTCCATTATACGCGCCGGGAAATACCGAAAGTAATTTGATCAATGCCGCAAAAAAATCACTTGTTGGTTCTAATGCCAGCATGATATCCTTAGGCGGATTTGGAGGATATGTTGTATTTGGTTTTGATCATACGATTCCAAATGGGAATGGCCGTGATTTTAAAATTTTAGGAAATGCATTTTGGGCTAATGACACAAAGGAAACTCGTTCAGGTTCTTGTGAACCCGGAATTATTCTGGTGGCTTATGATAAAAATAAAAACGGGAAACCCGACGAGGACGAATGGTACGAAATAGCCGGAAGTGAATATTTTAAAAGTACCACCGTGAAGAACTATAGTGTGACTTATTTCAAACCGGATCCTAACAAACCGGCTGTTGCAGGTCAGGATTTTTGGCAGACCGATGTGCAGTACATTAAATGGGAAGACAATCTGGGGAATTCAGGATATAAAACCAAAAATGGATTTCATGAACAAAGCTACTATCCGCTATGGATTCCGGAGGCTTCTTATACCTTGAAAGGAACGAGAATTAAAGATAATTTTTATGATCAAAGTGGTACCGGAAACTATTGGGTAGGTACAGGATTTGATTTTGGTTATGCAGATAATGCACCCAATAGCGACGAAGGTTCTAATATTGATATTTCCTGGGCAGTAGACAAAAACGGAAAATACGTAAAACTTCCCGGAATAGATTTCGTCAAAATACATACCGCAATCCATCAGGAAGCAGGTTGGCTGGGAGAAGTTTCTACAGATGTTGCCGGAGCTTATGACCTGTATCTTAAATAA
- a CDS encoding DUF5074 domain-containing protein, whose amino-acid sequence MKKNYLLVLMFLSVFFMRGQVVSEGTIPNNNKQTAAKNKIAQNTTAATTFDDIKYWIGTGSNRAAFAVQWNDGKNTDALVWGFRWEGTATGEDMLKAILKADRRFFALLYKGAQTGSLTGGLGFDLNGIKTIGLYKGTDYTYPLYPTNGFVNTTAYDFDNYKAIDTNDHWQSGWTNGEWTYWGKNPADADFTAVSTGASGRILQNDSWDVWNYAPSKNVLPIAGTFTPVAPYVEATDFTNGFFMVNEDWFGHTNGSVNFINKDGSTNYRIYSIANNNETFGVTTCYGTIYGDNFYFISKQAASGGDQNFSPGGRLVVANAKTMKKIAGFANIGADGRSFVGVNENTGYIGTSKGIYLFDIANLKVGSLLAGTGTAGQVGNMIRTSQYVFAVTQSGGMLIIDPATHTLIKTITGKFHSVVQAKDGSVWGIQDQKLININATTFTVTEYAIPTTKYLGSWGAWNAGSFTYSTQENALFWINAISSFTSGTKIVKFDITSKTFNENFATIPGQTDAFKQIPYGAALRIDPVSDELILNTTENGFGAHYQKNWVHTFDRTGSLTQTKILDDYYWFPGTTVFPDNAAPVVSNTLPSEVSVKEATVIDLKNIVSDTDNLSAAIVKSVKSVSDTEVVSAVINVNDELVLTPKTQGTATVVIRFNSNGKLVEKSIIVNTTTNLGTGEFTKLELAVYPNPVSDVLNIRTEDEVLKVTVYDISGKSINAQISNNKINVSDFSKGMYIINIVTDKANYVQKFIKK is encoded by the coding sequence ATGAAGAAAAATTACTTGTTAGTATTGATGTTCCTTTCTGTCTTTTTTATGCGAGGTCAGGTGGTATCGGAGGGCACAATTCCAAATAATAATAAACAAACAGCAGCGAAAAATAAAATTGCCCAAAACACGACTGCGGCGACAACCTTTGATGATATTAAGTACTGGATAGGTACAGGCTCTAATCGGGCGGCTTTTGCGGTGCAGTGGAATGATGGTAAAAATACCGATGCTTTAGTCTGGGGATTCAGATGGGAGGGTACTGCCACAGGCGAAGACATGTTAAAAGCCATACTAAAAGCAGATCGTCGTTTTTTCGCTCTGTTGTATAAGGGAGCTCAAACAGGATCTTTGACAGGAGGATTGGGTTTTGATCTGAATGGAATTAAAACGATCGGACTTTATAAAGGCACAGATTATACTTATCCTCTTTATCCAACAAATGGCTTTGTGAATACAACGGCTTACGATTTTGACAATTATAAAGCAATAGATACAAACGATCACTGGCAATCCGGATGGACAAATGGAGAATGGACGTATTGGGGGAAAAATCCTGCCGATGCTGATTTTACTGCCGTAAGTACAGGGGCATCTGGTCGTATTCTGCAAAATGATTCCTGGGATGTTTGGAATTATGCACCGTCTAAAAATGTGCTTCCTATTGCCGGAACTTTTACTCCGGTTGCACCTTATGTGGAAGCAACAGATTTTACGAATGGATTTTTTATGGTAAACGAAGACTGGTTCGGACATACCAATGGTTCTGTGAATTTTATTAATAAAGACGGAAGTACTAATTACCGAATTTATAGTATAGCGAATAACAATGAAACCTTTGGCGTGACCACCTGTTACGGAACAATTTACGGAGATAATTTTTATTTTATTTCCAAACAGGCAGCAAGCGGAGGAGATCAAAATTTTAGTCCGGGCGGAAGATTGGTTGTTGCTAATGCAAAAACTATGAAAAAAATTGCAGGATTTGCAAACATTGGAGCAGATGGACGTTCGTTTGTTGGAGTTAATGAAAACACTGGATATATAGGTACTTCAAAAGGTATTTATCTTTTTGATATTGCCAATCTGAAGGTGGGAAGTTTATTAGCAGGTACAGGTACTGCAGGACAGGTTGGTAATATGATTCGTACGTCTCAGTATGTATTTGCAGTAACACAAAGTGGAGGAATGCTGATAATCGATCCTGCTACTCATACTTTGATTAAGACTATTACCGGTAAATTCCACTCTGTAGTTCAGGCCAAAGACGGAAGTGTATGGGGAATTCAGGATCAAAAGTTAATCAATATTAATGCAACAACTTTTACGGTAACCGAATATGCGATTCCAACAACCAAATACCTGGGTTCCTGGGGAGCCTGGAATGCGGGGAGTTTTACGTATAGTACTCAGGAGAATGCTTTGTTTTGGATAAACGCCATCAGTTCTTTTACTTCAGGAACAAAAATTGTAAAATTTGATATTACTTCAAAAACCTTTAATGAGAATTTTGCAACCATTCCGGGACAAACAGATGCTTTTAAACAAATTCCTTACGGTGCAGCCCTGCGTATTGATCCGGTTTCAGATGAGTTGATTCTCAATACTACAGAAAACGGATTTGGAGCACATTATCAGAAAAACTGGGTTCATACTTTTGATCGTACAGGAAGTTTAACCCAAACAAAAATTTTGGATGACTATTATTGGTTTCCCGGAACGACCGTTTTTCCGGATAATGCAGCACCTGTAGTGAGCAATACTCTGCCTTCGGAGGTTTCGGTAAAAGAAGCAACTGTAATCGATTTAAAAAATATTGTTTCCGATACTGATAATTTGTCGGCAGCGATCGTAAAATCTGTAAAGTCAGTTAGTGATACAGAGGTGGTTTCGGCTGTAATAAATGTGAATGACGAATTGGTTCTGACTCCAAAAACTCAGGGTACTGCAACAGTGGTGATTCGTTTTAATTCCAATGGCAAACTAGTTGAAAAATCAATCATCGTAAACACAACTACTAATTTAGGTACCGGTGAGTTTACGAAATTAGAACTAGCAGTTTATCCTAATCCGGTTTCAGATGTATTGAACATTAGAACAGAAGACGAGGTGTTAAAAGTAACGGTCTATGATATTTCGGGTAAATCAATTAACGCTCAGATCAGTAACAATAAGATTAACGTTAGTGATTTTTCAAAAGGAATGTACATCATCAATATAGTGACTGATAAAGCAAACTATGTACAGAAATTTATTAAGAAGTAG
- a CDS encoding TonB-dependent receptor, translating into MCKTRKLLLFLFVLLAPVVLRSQTTKDSLRVLKEVLLKAKPYQEVIPVQSLSGVLLENLASHNVADALRYFAGVQIKDYGGLGGLKTVDVRNMGTNHVGVFYDGIQLGNAQNGVTDLGKYSLDDMESLTMYNGQKSEIFQSAKDFAAASTIYLRTKRPVFENNKKTNFLLRYKTMSINYNDLSFRLEHKLSDKVSWSASSEYIKSNGEYKFRYKRNNLDGTVAYDTSATRHNSDIEAFRFESGLYGKIKNGTWDAKVYYYGSERGAPGAIVENKFSDGFRQYDKNFFAQGTFIKDLSERYKFQAKAKYAYDYTHYVARDTTSVLGEVVTEGAQSDDSYYQQEYYFSAVNLYKILPTWDVSLSTDFQYNRLNATRKGIKTLFSYPERYTALFALASSYRRDGFKVLGSVVGTHVQEEVRYNAKAPDKTEFTPALFLGYTPFKAYDFNVRAFAKRMFRMPTFNDLYYTMVGSSTLRPEYMNQYDIGFTYNIPMEKGFLDQFSLQVDGYYTNTKDKIIAAPTGNLFRWMMTNIGQVKGKGIESAVDMKMHFGKVNLTTHLTYTYSESRDYTKFAGLELSSYGDQIPYTPWHSGSGILNADYKSWNFNYSFIYVGKRYNGNVNNIKINEVQPWYTHDLAVQKMFSFHQYKIKGTIELNNALNQQYEVIYNYPMPGRTLKFIISMAL; encoded by the coding sequence ATGTGTAAAACCAGAAAATTACTTTTATTTCTTTTCGTATTGTTAGCTCCCGTCGTACTTCGCTCACAGACTACTAAGGACAGTCTGAGGGTTTTGAAAGAAGTACTGTTAAAAGCAAAACCTTATCAGGAAGTGATTCCCGTACAAAGCCTCTCAGGAGTACTGCTTGAAAACTTAGCCAGCCACAATGTTGCCGATGCACTTCGTTATTTTGCCGGAGTACAAATCAAGGACTATGGTGGTCTGGGCGGACTTAAAACGGTGGATGTACGCAACATGGGAACGAATCACGTGGGTGTTTTTTATGACGGAATTCAGTTGGGAAATGCACAAAATGGAGTTACGGATTTAGGAAAATACTCTCTCGATGATATGGAATCTCTCACCATGTATAATGGTCAGAAGAGCGAAATATTTCAGTCGGCTAAAGACTTTGCAGCAGCTTCTACTATTTATTTGCGCACCAAACGGCCTGTTTTTGAGAATAACAAAAAGACCAATTTCTTACTTCGGTATAAAACCATGTCCATCAATTACAATGATCTTTCTTTCAGATTGGAGCATAAATTAAGTGATAAAGTAAGCTGGAGTGCCAGTTCTGAATACATAAAATCTAACGGAGAATACAAATTCAGATACAAAAGAAACAATCTCGACGGTACTGTGGCCTACGATACCTCAGCCACGAGACACAATAGTGATATAGAAGCATTTCGTTTCGAGTCTGGTCTGTACGGGAAAATAAAAAATGGTACCTGGGATGCCAAAGTGTATTATTACGGTTCCGAAAGAGGAGCACCTGGAGCTATTGTAGAAAATAAATTTTCGGATGGTTTTAGACAGTACGACAAGAATTTTTTTGCGCAGGGGACCTTTATAAAAGACCTTAGCGAAAGATATAAATTTCAGGCTAAGGCAAAATATGCTTATGATTATACTCATTATGTAGCCAGAGACACCACCAGTGTACTGGGTGAAGTGGTTACCGAAGGCGCTCAATCTGATGATAGTTATTACCAGCAGGAATATTATTTTTCAGCAGTCAATCTGTACAAGATTTTACCCACCTGGGACGTTTCGTTGTCAACTGATTTTCAGTACAACCGCCTTAATGCAACCAGAAAAGGCATAAAGACCCTGTTCTCTTATCCGGAGCGCTACACCGCTTTGTTTGCGCTGGCAAGTTCCTACAGACGGGATGGTTTTAAAGTTCTGGGCAGTGTTGTGGGAACGCACGTGCAGGAAGAAGTGCGTTATAATGCCAAAGCTCCCGATAAAACAGAATTCACTCCCGCCCTATTTTTGGGTTACACTCCTTTTAAAGCGTACGATTTTAATGTAAGAGCTTTTGCGAAACGTATGTTCCGAATGCCCACTTTTAATGATTTGTATTATACGATGGTCGGTTCCAGTACCTTAAGGCCCGAATACATGAATCAATATGACATTGGATTTACCTACAACATACCAATGGAGAAAGGTTTCCTGGATCAGTTTTCTCTTCAGGTCGATGGATATTATACCAATACAAAAGATAAAATAATTGCCGCTCCAACTGGAAATTTATTCCGTTGGATGATGACCAATATCGGGCAGGTGAAGGGAAAAGGAATAGAGTCGGCTGTGGATATGAAAATGCATTTCGGCAAAGTAAATCTGACTACTCATTTAACCTATACGTATTCAGAGAGCAGAGATTACACCAAGTTTGCCGGTTTGGAATTATCCTCTTACGGAGATCAGATTCCTTATACTCCCTGGCACAGCGGATCAGGAATTCTAAATGCAGATTATAAGTCATGGAATTTTAACTACAGCTTTATATACGTTGGAAAACGATACAATGGAAATGTAAACAATATTAAAATTAATGAAGTGCAGCCTTGGTACACCCATGATTTGGCGGTTCAAAAAATGTTCTCCTTTCATCAGTATAAAATAAAAGGAACGATCGAATTGAACAATGCCCTTAATCAGCAGTACGAGGTAATTTATAATTATCCGATGCCGGGCCGTACTTTAAAATTTATAATCAGTATGGCACTATGA
- a CDS encoding phage holin family protein — protein MHRITEYSNELKLLLYGIFIYLEMDAEIVKVLFYLMVLDTFLGIVKTIVLNNPFSFKKLALGFVSKLAVLLIPTALALMSKGLNYNFKWFVTIVMDLLIVSDGISIISNIIAIKTKKEVENFDAMTLILKSIRNRLIQLFKRILITIDPRYHVEE, from the coding sequence ATGCATAGAATTACAGAATATTCAAATGAATTAAAATTACTGCTTTACGGAATTTTTATTTACCTGGAAATGGATGCAGAAATTGTTAAAGTGCTGTTTTATTTAATGGTATTGGATACTTTTTTAGGCATTGTCAAAACCATCGTATTAAATAACCCTTTTAGCTTTAAAAAACTGGCCTTAGGATTTGTTTCCAAGCTGGCTGTACTATTGATTCCAACAGCTCTGGCCTTAATGAGCAAAGGCCTCAATTACAACTTCAAATGGTTTGTAACCATTGTAATGGATTTGCTGATCGTAAGCGATGGCATTTCAATCATCAGCAATATAATAGCTATAAAGACAAAAAAAGAAGTCGAGAATTTCGATGCCATGACTTTGATCTTAAAGTCCATAAGAAATCGTTTAATACAACTTTTCAAGAGAATTTTGATTACAATTGACCCCAGATATCATGTAGAAGAATAA
- a CDS encoding YncE family protein: MKKRSTRFLLSLFVALLLVSCREEETIFPSSDKSVAAPRSDGNIEGFYLLNEGNMGMNRASIDVFNYRTGNYTTDIYSERNPTVVKELGDVGNDIKIYGSKVYAVINCSNKVEVIDKWSAKRIKKIDIPNCRYVAFYKNKAYVSSYSGPVAIDPNAEIGFVAEIDTTSLEIKRKVTVGYQPEQMVVHNGKLYVANSGGYKVPNYDRTVSVIDLETFTEIKKIDVGINLHSMQVDSRGDIYVSSRGDYYNTPSNLFVIDTKTDEKKMKLDIPVSATCLVDDLLYYYSVSWSYLTNSNKVTYGILDTKTKKVINDKIITDGTDKHIMIPYGLQVNPETKEIYITDAQNYVVTGYIYCFTPEGKLKWKTTAGNIPAHIAFITKK; this comes from the coding sequence ATGAAAAAGAGAAGTACCCGATTCCTGCTTAGTTTATTTGTTGCTCTTCTTTTGGTTTCCTGTAGAGAAGAAGAAACTATTTTTCCCTCTTCAGATAAAAGTGTTGCCGCACCAAGAAGCGATGGCAACATAGAAGGATTTTACCTTTTGAACGAAGGTAATATGGGAATGAACCGCGCTAGTATTGACGTGTTCAATTACAGAACAGGGAATTATACCACCGATATTTACTCCGAACGCAATCCAACAGTAGTAAAAGAACTGGGCGATGTGGGTAATGATATAAAAATTTACGGGAGTAAAGTGTATGCGGTAATCAACTGCTCCAATAAAGTTGAGGTAATCGACAAATGGTCCGCAAAACGAATCAAAAAAATAGACATTCCGAATTGCCGATATGTCGCTTTCTACAAAAATAAAGCTTACGTAAGTTCGTATTCAGGCCCTGTTGCTATTGATCCGAATGCCGAAATTGGATTTGTAGCTGAGATTGATACGACATCCTTAGAAATCAAACGCAAAGTGACCGTTGGTTATCAGCCGGAACAAATGGTGGTGCATAACGGAAAATTGTATGTGGCTAATTCAGGAGGTTACAAAGTACCTAATTATGACCGTACCGTATCCGTTATCGATCTTGAAACCTTTACCGAAATAAAAAAAATTGATGTGGGGATTAATCTTCATAGCATGCAGGTAGACAGCAGAGGTGATATTTATGTGAGTTCCAGAGGCGATTATTACAACACACCGTCTAATCTTTTTGTGATTGATACGAAGACGGATGAAAAGAAAATGAAGCTTGATATTCCCGTTTCGGCAACCTGTCTGGTCGATGATTTGCTCTACTATTACAGTGTTTCATGGAGCTATCTGACCAACAGTAATAAGGTTACGTACGGAATATTAGATACAAAGACCAAAAAAGTGATTAACGATAAAATCATTACAGACGGCACTGATAAGCATATCATGATTCCTTACGGTTTACAGGTAAATCCCGAAACGAAAGAAATATACATTACCGATGCCCAAAATTATGTAGTAACAGGCTACATCTACTGTTTTACTCCCGAAGGAAAATTAAAATGGAAAACTACAGCCGGTAATATTCCGGCACATATTGCTTTTATAACTAAAAAGTGA